One genomic window of Mucilaginibacter terrenus includes the following:
- a CDS encoding DUF2059 domain-containing protein, whose translation MKFKLLMACLLFCIAAKAQTPAVTPAQLKAAEDVLVASQSETQFKSGITVMLKQASASVPEDKRTKFIEVMNTFVTKYVSWATIKDQMASLYAQQFTEKELKDLAAFYRSPLGAKFVQKQPVLMEKSADLGRQAVQMHQADLQQMMTEAFKE comes from the coding sequence ATGAAATTTAAACTCCTGATGGCCTGCCTGCTGTTTTGCATCGCGGCAAAAGCACAAACTCCCGCAGTAACGCCCGCACAGTTAAAAGCGGCAGAAGATGTACTGGTAGCCTCGCAGTCCGAAACGCAATTCAAATCGGGGATTACCGTAATGCTTAAACAAGCCAGCGCATCGGTACCCGAAGATAAACGCACCAAGTTTATAGAGGTGATGAACACCTTTGTAACCAAATATGTAAGCTGGGCAACCATTAAAGACCAGATGGCCAGCCTTTATGCGCAGCAGTTCACCGAAAAAGAACTGAAGGACCTTGCTGCCTTTTACCGCAGCCCGCTAGGGGCCAAGTTTGTACAAAAGCAGCCCGTGCTAATGGAAAAGAGCGCCGACCTTGGCCGCCAGGCCGTACAAATGCACCAGGCCGACCTGCAGCAGATGATGACCGAAGCTTTTAAGGAGTAG